GATCGGACCGGGCGGCAAGACGATCAAGGGCATCACCGAAGCAACGGGAGCCAAGATCGACATTGAGGACAGCGGCATCGTCACGGTGTCTGCGGTGGACAGCCAGAAGGCCAAGCAAGCCCTGCAAATCATTCAGGGCATGACCCGCAAGCTGAACGCGGGCGATGTCTATGTCGGTCGCGTCACGCGGATTATTCCCATCGGCGCTTTTGTGGAATTCTTGCCCGGTAAGGAAGGCATGATCCACATTTCGCAGCTGGCGGACTATCGCGTGGGCCGCGTCGAAGATGAAGTAGCGGTGGGCGACGAGGTGATCGTCAAGGTCCGCGAAATTGATAACAAGGGTCGGATCAACCTGACGCGCTTGGGCATCCATCCTGACGAAGCCAATGCGGCTCGCGAAGCGACCAACTCCTAAGCCAGCGCCTTGGGACTGCGCTTTAGGATTGCGCAGTCATTGATCGCTGTATAGCAACTGTTAAGCCCGGTTTGCCCGGGCTTTGCCCGTTTTTGGGCGATCGCCCCGCCCGCCCTCGCCAGATTGACCTCTACGGATGTCCCCCTAAGGCTTTAGACTGTAGGGTGCATCAACAGCAATTTTCCGGTGGCTGACACCAAATCTTGCCTTGCATCTTTGGCGATGGAAATTGCTGGGATACGCGTCCACCGAGGCCCTATCGGCTCAGCGGGCGATCGCCTCGGACTAGGTCAGCGATGGAGATGCAGTTTGTAGCGTTCTAAAAGATTGACTGGGATCACCTGTGCGGAAAATTGTTATCGCTGGTAACTGGAAAATGCATAAGACCCAGGCCGAGTCCCTGGAGTTCTTGCAAGCTCTGCTGCCTCATCTGACAGAGACATCTGACGACCGAGAAGTTGTGCTGTGTGCGCCCTTCACCGCCCTTAGCGCTCTTTCCAAGAGCCTGCACGGCAGCCTGATTCGCGTCGGTGCCCAAAACATTCACTGGGAAGACCAGGGTGCCTACACGGGGGAGATCTCCGGCGCCATGCTCACCGAGCTGGGCGTGCGCTACGTCGTCGTGGGCCACAGCGAGCGCCGTCAGTACTTTGGCGAAACTGACGAGACGGTCAACCTCCGCCTCAAGGCCGCTCAAAAGCATGGCCTCATTCCCATTTTGTGCGTGGGCGAGACGAAGCAGCAGCGGGACGCTGGCGAAACGGAGGCCGTGATCTCGCGCCAGATCGAGCAAGATTTGGTCGGGGTGGATCAGCAGCAGCTGGTAATCGCCTACGAACCCATTTGGGCGATCGGCACCGGGGACACCTGCGAGTCCAGCGAGGCCAACCGGGTCATCGGCCTGATCCGTAGTCAGCTCAAGAATCCCCAGGTTTCGATCCAGTACGGCGGCTCTGTGAAGCCGGACAACATCGACGAGATCATGGCTCAGCCCGAGATCGACGGGGCCTTGGTAGGCGGCGCTAGCCTGCAGCCTGAGGGCTTTGCCCGCATCGTCAACTTCCAGTAGGCGCTGCTGAAAATCGGCTTTGCGGGGCGATCGCCCCGCAGAGTCACCAGAGCGGGGCAGAAAGGGGCGATCGCTCAGTTCTTGCCCCGCTTTGCGGCGCTGTCCTAGAGCTTTCCCTGAGATCCGGGCTTTGGGCACGCTTTTTATTTTTTATAAATCCAGAGTATATTAGCGGCCATGGATGAGGCTTCTTCAAGCCAGGGGGCATTTTCTCCCTGGCGTTTTCGCGACCATACCTTTACCTGGGGTCAGCGAACCTACCTGATGGGCGTCCTGAACGTGACGCCGGACAGCTTCAGCGACGGGGGACAGTATCACTCCGTCGAGCTGGCGACCCAGCACGCGCGCCAGATGATCGCTGACGGGGCGGACATTCTGGATTTGGGCGGCCAGTCGACGCGGCCCAATGCCGAGGTAGTGTCGCTGGACGAAGAGCTTAATCGCATCCTGCCGGTGATCGAGAAGGTGCGCCAGGAGTCCTCGATTCCGATTTCGGTGGATACGACGCGGGCGACGGTGGCTCGGGCGGCGATCGCCGCGGGCGCCGACATCGTCAATGACGTTTCGGGGGGCACCTTCGATCCGGCGATGCTAGCGGTCGTGGCCGAGATCGAAGCGCCCCTGATGGTGATGCACCTGCGGGGCACGCCCAAAACCATGCAGCAGCTCACCCACTACGACGACTTGATCGGGGAAATTTGTCAGTTTCTGGGCGATCGCGTTCAGGCTGCTCTTGGTGCTGGGATTCCCCAGAGCCGCATCGTGGTGGATCCAGGCATCGGCTTTGCCAAAACCTTCGAGCAGAATTTAGAAATCCTGCGCCAGACCTCAGCATTCCGGTCCCTAGGCTGCCCGGTGCTGATCGGGCCGTCTCGCAAAAGCTTCATTGGTCACATTTTGCAGCAGCCCGACCCCCAGCAGCGGGTCTGGGGCACTGCCGCCGCCTGCTGCGCGGCGATCGCTGGCGGAGCAGATATCCTGCGGGTCCACGACGTCGCCGCCATGCGGGATGTGTGCCGGGTAGCCGATGCCCTCTGGCGATCGCCCCACCCAGCGGCCTAGCGCCTCACACGCTTGAGCCGTTGCCACCCGCGCCGCCGGGGGGCGGATTGGTGCCGCCGCCGCCCCCCCGGGCCGGATCGCGCAGCAGCTCTTCGAGGGCCTCATTGAGCGCCTTCGGATCCATAAAGAGAATCTTGGAGTTGGGGCTCTCGCTCAGGCGGTAGTTGCCATCCACATAGCGCTGAGCCACCAGGTATTGCAGGACTTCCCGGCTATTGCCGTGGTTTTCCAGGGCGCGGGCGATCAGGCGCAGCGCCTCGACGGTGCCCTCCGCCTCCGAAATGGCCGCCTGCTTTTTGCCCTCCGCTTCGAGGATGGCGGCCCGCTTTTCACTCACGGCGGCCCGCTCCTTTTCGAGGGAGTCGAGCACGGTTTTAGCCGGCTTAATGTCTTTGACCTCCACTCGCGTCACCTCCACGCCCCACTTGCGAGTGGAGACCGCCAGCTGGGCCAGCAGTTCGCGGTTAATCTCTGCCCGCGAGGCGTAGGTGGCTTCTAGCTCCATCTGACCGATCGAAGATCGGAGCATCGTCAGGGCCAAGTCCGCGATCGCCCGCTCGATGTCATCAACCTTGTAGTAGGCGCTTTCTAGATCGAGGATTTTCCAGAAAATCACCGCGTCCGCTTCCAGGGAAACGTTGTCTTTGGTGATGGCCTTCTGGGGCGGCACGTCCAGCACCTGCTCTCGGGTTGTCGCTTCCCACACAATCGTGTCCAAGATCGGCACGATGAAATTCAGCCCCGGTTTGAGGGTCCGCTTGTAGCGTCCCAAGCGCTCTACCAGGGCCTGGTAGCCTTCATTAATGATGGTGACTGAGCCGACGATGTAGCCGAGAATCAGCAGACAGAGAACAGCAATGTAAATCACAAATGCTCTCCTAGAAGGCGATCGCACCGCTTGGGGCCGCGCAAATTGGCCAGAGGAACCCCTCGCCGCAGAGCGCACGCCAAGCTGTACCCAGTCTAGTCCTGTCTCGCCTCCTTGATGGCACTTCTGGCCGAAAAGCTCGGCCAATCGCGCTTCATTGGGGCTTTTTAAGGGCCTTTTAGGGGCGATCGCCCAGAGAGGCCAGGTCGAGCCACTCCGTCAGGGTCGCCGACAGCTCCGTGCCCAGGCGCAGCGGCACTTCGGCCGTCGAGAGGGACTGGGCATAGGCCGGGGTCAAAAAGGGCTCATAGCGCTTCGCCTGAGACGTCTGCTGCTGCACAAAGGCAAGACTCAGACCCCGCACGCTCTGGCGCAGGGCCTCCATCTCGGGGCCGCGCCGCTCCTTGGCAAACAGGGGCGTCTGCAAAGCAGCGTTCGTCGGATCCCCCACGCTCAGGTGCGTCGCGCCCACCGCCACCAGCAAGTACTTGGGCTCGGGCAGCGCCTGGAAGGGCCGCAGCTGCTGGGTCAGGGCCGGGGTAAAGGCGTCATCGGTACTGGTCAGAATCAGGGTCGGCGTCGTCACGCGGCTGAGCCCCGTCTTTCCAAAAATCTGGCCGACGGAGGGGTTCAGGGCGATCGCCTGCTGCACGCGATCGTCTTGGAGGTCATACTCGCCATCCGGGAGCCGCGCCGCAATGCACTGCAGCAGCCCCGACAAATCTTGGCCGAGGGTGCCGCTCGTTTCTGCGCAGGTCTGCCGCAGCGCCCCCAAGTCCAGCTTCGCGCCCGCCAGGGCCAGGGCCGTGTAGCCACCGAAGGAATGGCCGATCACCGTTACCTGGTCGGTGTTGATCTTGTTTTGGAGGGCTCCGGCCTGGCGATTGATCGTTTCGAG
This genomic stretch from Geitlerinema sp. PCC 7407 harbors:
- the tpiA gene encoding triose-phosphate isomerase codes for the protein MRKIVIAGNWKMHKTQAESLEFLQALLPHLTETSDDREVVLCAPFTALSALSKSLHGSLIRVGAQNIHWEDQGAYTGEISGAMLTELGVRYVVVGHSERRQYFGETDETVNLRLKAAQKHGLIPILCVGETKQQRDAGETEAVISRQIEQDLVGVDQQQLVIAYEPIWAIGTGDTCESSEANRVIGLIRSQLKNPQVSIQYGGSVKPDNIDEIMAQPEIDGALVGGASLQPEGFARIVNFQ
- the folP gene encoding dihydropteroate synthase — encoded protein: MDEASSSQGAFSPWRFRDHTFTWGQRTYLMGVLNVTPDSFSDGGQYHSVELATQHARQMIADGADILDLGGQSTRPNAEVVSLDEELNRILPVIEKVRQESSIPISVDTTRATVARAAIAAGADIVNDVSGGTFDPAMLAVVAEIEAPLMVMHLRGTPKTMQQLTHYDDLIGEICQFLGDRVQAALGAGIPQSRIVVDPGIGFAKTFEQNLEILRQTSAFRSLGCPVLIGPSRKSFIGHILQQPDPQQRVWGTAAACCAAIAGGADILRVHDVAAMRDVCRVADALWRSPHPAA
- a CDS encoding SPFH domain-containing protein; this translates as MIYIAVLCLLILGYIVGSVTIINEGYQALVERLGRYKRTLKPGLNFIVPILDTIVWEATTREQVLDVPPQKAITKDNVSLEADAVIFWKILDLESAYYKVDDIERAIADLALTMLRSSIGQMELEATYASRAEINRELLAQLAVSTRKWGVEVTRVEVKDIKPAKTVLDSLEKERAAVSEKRAAILEAEGKKQAAISEAEGTVEALRLIARALENHGNSREVLQYLVAQRYVDGNYRLSESPNSKILFMDPKALNEALEELLRDPARGGGGGTNPPPGGAGGNGSSV